The following proteins come from a genomic window of Paenibacillus spongiae:
- a CDS encoding helix-turn-helix domain-containing protein — MDKEYRANRNETFLKDLFSYFLIIFISIIISTAAYFISVQIIQDEIDKAHYNSLNQVKRIVDDRLSEVSKLFLQMGLDQRIQIAMNYGASLKPGEIFNLAQIQKDLLKYKLTNPIIKEIYIYFGNNEIILYDNGKIPLDALDKAGLHRNPILTRQWLEGREAGFIPYKDNNLQNEIVFMESLPSPRKKNMSGKLIVVFDEKIINPLIEGLKWIDENEILIVDKYNRAFLFGEKYDSFGLISEENFDNLTSTNNSKEYVTSHVSSNITKWKYISVIPRHIYFGRVKQVKSVIYVSLFLCLLFGGFVAYFFAYRNYKPMNKLIQFIRSDIKHSYTREENEYDFIKNVLEKVFKEKEVINVQISKQRDKLRNQFMTKMVKGKLHFDGVEEMLVLYDIQISNDNFYVVMVFFDISNLFFENGEDDDMDNLDMANFIVQNIAEELVNEKFRGFYLQDDDYSICLVDIGKEDLHGSERDIKAIVQQIKKFTQEKFGISLSVAISQYEKGFSGISQAYKEAVEVMEYHILMGRSEVLSYSDLQRYNNTIHQNHLLHDEHQFINYVLVMDYDNAKRVFNTIIQEWFINDMPSLQLAKCRMYSIINSLIIALKELKKSYGEEFIQNVQLIDSLLQCESLSELKHEIVEMMDRIELYFKRDDPYKREEIHIKVMSYIKEHYSVQELNVSKIADEFQIDVPYLSKSFKKGTGMGPLKFLQMIRIDKAKELLVNTNTNIRDISTEVGYISTVSFTRVFKQYEGITPGAYRNIMK, encoded by the coding sequence ATGGACAAAGAGTACCGGGCTAATAGGAATGAAACGTTCCTTAAGGATTTATTCTCATACTTCTTAATTATCTTTATAAGTATCATAATTAGTACTGCTGCTTATTTTATTTCTGTGCAGATCATCCAGGATGAGATAGATAAAGCACACTATAATTCATTAAATCAAGTTAAGCGAATTGTGGATGACAGACTAAGCGAAGTCAGCAAACTTTTTCTTCAGATGGGTTTGGATCAAAGAATCCAGATAGCCATGAATTATGGTGCCAGCCTTAAGCCCGGCGAAATCTTCAACTTGGCACAGATACAAAAGGATTTACTAAAGTATAAACTAACAAATCCCATAATTAAAGAGATATATATTTATTTTGGCAATAACGAAATTATATTATACGATAATGGGAAAATTCCATTGGATGCACTGGATAAAGCTGGATTGCACAGAAATCCCATTTTAACCAGACAATGGTTGGAAGGAAGGGAAGCTGGGTTTATACCATATAAGGATAATAACTTACAAAATGAAATTGTTTTTATGGAGTCTCTGCCCAGTCCCAGAAAAAAGAATATGTCAGGAAAATTAATAGTTGTTTTCGATGAGAAGATAATAAATCCTTTGATCGAGGGATTAAAATGGATTGATGAAAATGAAATTTTGATTGTTGATAAATATAATAGAGCTTTTCTGTTTGGAGAAAAATACGACTCTTTTGGTTTAATAAGTGAGGAAAACTTCGATAATCTTACATCGACTAATAATAGTAAAGAATACGTCACTTCACATGTCTCATCAAATATTACCAAATGGAAATATATATCGGTTATACCACGACATATATATTTCGGAAGGGTAAAACAAGTAAAGAGTGTAATATATGTATCCCTGTTTTTGTGTTTGCTATTTGGAGGCTTCGTTGCATATTTCTTTGCGTATAGAAATTATAAACCAATGAATAAATTAATCCAATTTATCAGGAGTGATATAAAGCATTCTTATACTAGAGAAGAAAACGAATATGACTTTATAAAAAATGTTTTGGAAAAAGTATTCAAAGAAAAAGAAGTGATTAATGTACAAATCTCGAAACAGCGGGACAAGTTAAGAAACCAGTTTATGACTAAGATGGTTAAGGGGAAGCTTCACTTTGACGGGGTTGAGGAAATGCTTGTATTATATGACATTCAGATCTCCAATGATAACTTTTATGTGGTAATGGTATTTTTTGATATCAGTAATCTTTTTTTTGAAAATGGTGAGGATGATGATATGGACAACTTGGATATGGCTAATTTTATTGTGCAAAATATTGCGGAAGAATTAGTAAACGAAAAATTTCGAGGTTTTTATCTACAAGATGATGACTACAGTATTTGTTTGGTTGATATTGGGAAAGAAGATTTACATGGTTCGGAAAGAGATATAAAAGCTATTGTACAACAGATTAAAAAATTCACTCAGGAGAAGTTCGGAATTTCCCTTTCTGTTGCTATTAGTCAATATGAAAAAGGTTTTTCTGGCATATCCCAAGCTTATAAAGAAGCTGTAGAGGTTATGGAATATCATATTTTAATGGGCCGAAGTGAAGTTTTATCGTATAGTGATTTGCAGCGATATAATAATACGATTCATCAAAATCATTTACTTCATGATGAGCATCAGTTTATCAACTATGTTTTAGTTATGGATTACGATAACGCTAAAAGGGTATTTAATACCATCATACAGGAATGGTTCATTAATGATATGCCTTCATTACAACTAGCCAAATGCAGAATGTATAGCATTATTAATTCTCTTATAATTGCCCTGAAAGAACTGAAGAAATCGTATGGGGAAGAGTTTATTCAGAATGTTCAGCTTATCGATAGTTTACTACAATGTGAATCTTTAAGTGAGTTGAAACATGAAATTGTTGAAATGATGGATCGAATCGAGCTGTATTTTAAGAGGGATGATCCTTATAAGAGGGAAGAAATTCATATAAAGGTTATGTCTTATATCAAAGAGCATTATAGTGTGCAGGAGCTTAATGTTTCCAAGATTGCTGATGAATTTCAAATAGACGTACCCTATTTATCAAAGTCTTTTAAGAAAGGAACTGGAATGGGACCTTTAAAGTTTTTACAGATGATAAGAATTGATAAGGCTAAGGAGTTATTGGTAAATACGAATACGAACATAAGGGATATTTCTACTGAGGTAGGATATATAAGTACTGTAAGTTTTACAAGAGTATTTAAACAATATGAAGGTATTACACCAGGAGCATATAGGAATATCATGAAGTAA
- a CDS encoding extracellular solute-binding protein: MYKRVLGIVLTIALIISVAACSSSAPTTEEPKDTTNQEPKDTTKQEPIKVRVGLPEIVNAKFAQGEDYSNNLWTKLFKEKINVDVVVDWITTEYDTKLNLAIASGELPDMFTVNIVQLNQLIEADMLEDLTSSYEKYASPSLIKMIEPNRDIVETAMRDGKLLAIPRLHYGDETSTSFLWARKDWLEGNGIKEVKTIEDFEKMMEAFKTNNGAKFGTMLDKTLSAFFEMASSFHAYPKIWVDGPDGKIVHGATLPETKNALAKWAEWYKKGYIKKDFATMDSAAMLRDAYNGEVGTYAQQNWAGWQVGADMVKNKGEGTYFVSMNLPSVDDNKILYPRQFSNSVYSVVRKGYKHPEVLVELINTYIDVLNDSIGNGTMTLEEVLPFNTNDMHHITGPFKVEFAHYQDIKDVSSSVITGNKLLGSGNAVLFYNEILKWKNEGDLVGLGRYLQMGHETASLVLGNSHVDNEQINKTKVWGAMPQAMLDYGTTLDDLLTEGYTKIIMGLEDISYYDTLIEAWRHAGGDEVTAAVNKMYGK; this comes from the coding sequence ATGTACAAACGTGTACTTGGTATTGTATTGACAATTGCCCTTATTATATCAGTGGCAGCATGTTCAAGCTCTGCCCCTACCACCGAGGAACCCAAGGATACTACGAATCAAGAACCCAAGGATACTACGAAACAAGAACCCATCAAGGTTAGAGTGGGACTTCCTGAGATTGTAAACGCTAAGTTCGCACAAGGCGAAGATTACTCCAATAATCTTTGGACCAAATTGTTCAAGGAAAAAATCAATGTTGATGTGGTAGTGGATTGGATAACGACTGAGTACGACACAAAGCTCAACCTTGCGATTGCATCCGGCGAATTGCCAGATATGTTCACGGTAAACATAGTACAACTCAACCAGCTTATAGAAGCTGATATGCTTGAGGATTTAACGAGTTCTTACGAGAAATATGCCTCACCATCTCTTATAAAGATGATTGAACCAAACCGGGACATCGTTGAAACTGCCATGCGTGATGGTAAGCTATTGGCTATACCCAGACTGCACTATGGTGATGAAACTTCCACTTCGTTCCTATGGGCAAGAAAAGACTGGTTAGAGGGAAACGGCATTAAAGAAGTCAAAACTATTGAGGATTTTGAGAAAATGATGGAGGCGTTTAAAACGAACAATGGCGCTAAATTCGGTACCATGCTCGATAAAACCCTCAGTGCATTCTTCGAAATGGCTAGTTCATTCCACGCTTATCCCAAGATCTGGGTGGATGGCCCCGACGGTAAAATCGTCCATGGTGCAACCTTGCCCGAGACTAAAAATGCTCTTGCCAAATGGGCTGAATGGTATAAAAAAGGCTATATCAAGAAGGACTTTGCCACAATGGACAGCGCTGCCATGCTGCGGGATGCATATAATGGAGAAGTCGGGACATATGCACAGCAAAACTGGGCTGGCTGGCAAGTTGGTGCAGACATGGTTAAGAATAAAGGAGAAGGCACCTACTTTGTGTCCATGAACCTGCCCAGTGTAGATGACAATAAAATCCTTTATCCAAGACAATTCAGCAACAGCGTATATAGTGTTGTCCGTAAGGGCTATAAACACCCAGAGGTGCTTGTCGAGCTGATAAACACATACATTGATGTTCTGAATGACTCCATTGGCAACGGAACCATGACCCTTGAGGAAGTCCTGCCCTTTAACACCAATGACATGCACCATATCACCGGTCCGTTCAAGGTTGAGTTCGCCCATTATCAAGACATCAAGGATGTATCTTCTTCGGTCATTACAGGTAATAAGCTTCTTGGATCAGGAAATGCGGTGTTGTTCTACAATGAAATCTTGAAGTGGAAGAATGAGGGCGATTTGGTTGGTTTAGGCCGTTATCTTCAGATGGGTCATGAAACAGCATCTCTCGTCCTGGGAAACTCTCATGTTGACAATGAACAGATCAACAAAACCAAGGTATGGGGTGCAATGCCACAGGCCATGCTTGATTACGGTACCACACTCGATGACCTGCTGACTGAGGGTTATACAAAAATTATCATGGGTCTTGAAGATATCAGCTATTACGATACCTTGATTGAAGCTTGGAGACACGCTGGCGGTGACGAAGTAACGGCAGCCGTCAACAAGATGTACGGAAAGTAA
- a CDS encoding ABC transporter permease: MKSLLFTLRKQWQYHVLLIPAVVVIFIFNYIPLYGLVIAFQRYNPSMGFKSPWVGLDNFIRVFSQPNFVQTIWNTLFIAGFQIIGGIIVPVVFSLLLNEVRKVSAKRVFQTVIYLPYFLSWVILAGVMIDILSRGGIMNTFLSLFDIGPISFLGDPKTFRWTMIVSEIWKSFGFGTVIFLAALTSIDPGLYESAIVDGAKRWKQTWYITIPSIMPIIVLMTILSLGNILNAGFDQIYNLYSPIVYSTGDIIDTYVYRLGIQQAQYSVGTAVGMFKSLIAAFMISMSYYLADRFAGYRVL; the protein is encoded by the coding sequence ATGAAATCATTACTGTTTACGTTACGTAAGCAATGGCAATATCATGTTTTGTTAATCCCCGCAGTTGTCGTGATATTTATATTCAATTACATCCCTCTATATGGACTTGTCATTGCATTTCAAAGATACAATCCGTCCATGGGCTTTAAGTCTCCTTGGGTCGGTCTCGACAATTTTATACGTGTGTTTAGCCAGCCCAACTTTGTACAGACAATTTGGAACACTTTATTCATAGCAGGGTTCCAAATTATAGGTGGTATTATTGTGCCTGTTGTGTTTTCACTCCTGCTCAACGAGGTGCGTAAAGTTTCGGCAAAGCGTGTTTTTCAAACAGTTATCTATTTGCCTTATTTTCTGTCTTGGGTTATCCTGGCAGGCGTTATGATTGATATTCTAAGTCGTGGGGGGATCATGAATACTTTCCTGTCTTTATTTGACATAGGGCCTATTTCATTTTTAGGTGACCCGAAAACATTTCGATGGACGATGATTGTCTCAGAGATATGGAAAAGCTTTGGTTTCGGAACTGTTATTTTTCTGGCAGCGCTGACCAGTATAGACCCCGGTCTGTATGAATCAGCTATCGTGGACGGGGCAAAACGATGGAAGCAGACATGGTACATCACCATTCCTTCGATCATGCCCATAATTGTTCTGATGACCATTCTATCACTGGGAAACATATTGAACGCTGGTTTTGATCAGATTTACAACCTATACTCACCGATCGTTTATTCTACTGGTGATATCATTGACACCTATGTGTACCGTTTGGGTATCCAGCAGGCTCAGTATTCAGTCGGTACGGCGGTTGGAATGTTCAAGTCCTTGATTGCAGCCTTTATGATTTCGATGTCCTATTATCTTGCTGACAGGTTTGCCGGTTACAGGGTATTATAG
- a CDS encoding carbohydrate ABC transporter permease produces the protein MVYFRSPARTAFVVFNTIFLSLTAIACIIPFIHLLAISFSGSSAVAAGRVVFWPVDFTIVSYEFAFRGGKFLPALWVSIWRVLLGVIVNLVLIVITAYPLSKNKDKVFGRNIYMMYFVVTIIINGGLIPTYIVVTKLGLLNSIWALVLPGALPIFSMIIMMNFMRGLPEEIEQAAMIDGAGVFATLFRVMLPLLTPALATVGLFSVVNHWNDWFSGLIYMQDSKNYPLQTYLHTLIINFEEVIRMAQGDTAKILAYMNVRTGRAAQLFLATIPILMVYPFIQKYFTTGLVLGSVKG, from the coding sequence ATGGTGTATTTTCGATCACCGGCTCGTACAGCTTTTGTTGTGTTTAATACGATCTTTTTATCTCTTACAGCTATTGCATGTATTATACCTTTCATTCATCTTTTGGCCATATCATTCAGTGGATCTTCCGCTGTTGCAGCTGGCAGGGTTGTTTTCTGGCCTGTGGACTTTACGATCGTATCGTATGAATTCGCCTTCCGGGGTGGTAAGTTTTTACCAGCTTTGTGGGTAAGCATTTGGCGGGTGTTGCTTGGTGTGATCGTAAACCTTGTGCTGATTGTTATAACCGCCTATCCTCTCTCAAAGAATAAGGACAAGGTTTTCGGGCGCAATATATATATGATGTACTTTGTCGTAACAATAATTATTAATGGGGGTTTGATCCCTACATATATAGTAGTCACAAAACTTGGGCTTTTGAATAGTATATGGGCGTTGGTTCTGCCTGGAGCGCTGCCAATATTCAGCATGATCATAATGATGAACTTTATGAGAGGCCTGCCGGAAGAAATAGAGCAGGCTGCGATGATCGATGGTGCCGGAGTGTTTGCTACCTTGTTCCGTGTTATGCTGCCATTGTTGACTCCAGCGTTGGCGACAGTAGGTCTGTTTTCAGTCGTTAATCACTGGAACGATTGGTTTAGTGGATTGATTTACATGCAAGACAGCAAAAATTATCCTTTGCAGACTTATTTGCATACGCTGATCATTAATTTTGAAGAAGTCATACGTATGGCTCAGGGCGACACTGCTAAGATTCTTGCTTACATGAATGTCCGCACAGGCCGGGCGGCTCAGTTGTTCCTTGCAACAATACCTATCTTGATGGTTTACCCATTCATCCAGAAATATTTCACTACAGGATTAGTCCTTGGAAGTGTTAAGGGCTAA
- a CDS encoding Ig-like domain-containing protein — translation MNNERNQTMLRLIGCLALGMMLIFNAASFMPVAEAASGQTLTLDKLHYLKGEAITLSYTGAGASGTDWIGIYKTGDVPPGAGASLRWSYLKTGDGKVSVSNGLAPGTYDALFMLDDGYEIVDRKTFEVVDRVSVTGVTLDQQNVIMTEGETITLTATVAPANANDPQVSWTSSDSAVLSVTAAGGSASLIGLSPGTATVTVTTADGNFTAAANVTVEADLALQSIIESAQAKYDAAVEGNEDGLYAAGSKAQLQSAIAAANETANDADAAEEQVKSAKAALKAAIQRFNKQQISADINGDGRISVGDVAIVAGGYGKQPDQAGWNEKIDVNHDGKVDLADLQIVAKATKK, via the coding sequence ATGAACAACGAACGAAACCAAACCATGCTGCGTCTAATCGGTTGTTTAGCGTTAGGCATGATGTTGATTTTCAACGCAGCATCTTTCATGCCTGTTGCCGAAGCAGCTTCCGGGCAGACGTTAACTCTGGACAAGCTTCACTACCTCAAAGGGGAAGCCATCACGCTTTCTTACACAGGTGCCGGCGCAAGCGGGACGGATTGGATCGGAATCTACAAAACCGGAGATGTTCCTCCAGGTGCCGGAGCATCGTTGAGATGGAGTTATTTAAAGACTGGAGACGGGAAAGTTAGTGTAAGCAATGGGCTGGCCCCAGGTACGTATGATGCGCTGTTCATGCTCGATGACGGGTATGAGATCGTGGATCGCAAGACATTCGAAGTCGTTGATCGCGTCTCTGTTACCGGGGTGACGCTGGATCAGCAGAACGTCATCATGACGGAAGGCGAAACGATCACATTGACGGCAACGGTTGCGCCGGCTAATGCGAACGATCCTCAAGTTTCGTGGACAAGCAGCGATTCTGCTGTATTATCTGTAACTGCAGCAGGCGGCAGCGCTTCGCTGATTGGCCTTAGTCCCGGGACGGCGACAGTAACGGTCACAACGGCTGACGGCAATTTTACAGCTGCTGCCAATGTGACGGTAGAGGCCGATTTGGCGCTGCAAAGCATTATTGAAAGCGCTCAGGCTAAGTACGATGCAGCAGTGGAAGGTAACGAGGACGGTCTGTACGCAGCTGGCTCCAAAGCGCAATTGCAGTCGGCTATCGCCGCAGCCAATGAGACAGCAAACGATGCGGACGCTGCCGAGGAGCAGGTGAAAAGTGCGAAAGCGGCATTGAAAGCAGCTATTCAACGGTTTAACAAGCAGCAAATCAGCGCAGATATCAATGGAGACGGAAGAATCTCGGTTGGAGACGTGGCGATTGTTGCAGGAGGATATGGCAAGCAACCCGATCAAGCGGGCTGGAATGAAAAAATCGATGTGAATCATGACGGCAAGGTTGATCTTGCAGACCTTCAAATCGTAGCAAAAGCGACTAAGAAATAA